The following are from one region of the Apostichopus japonicus isolate 1M-3 chromosome 17, ASM3797524v1, whole genome shotgun sequence genome:
- the LOC139984761 gene encoding uncharacterized protein isoform X1: MRPMSPAPAKIVVSCSSDMTMDQGRQCVRCRGKLHCHPNEEDLQMDKDGFVERVLPVKVTFTADSSSTPDIPKKLQTGKRKLQRKYASRKPWKPEEKKCLLAFFKDAINSGTNPSRAMCELAKEQCETLQDRSWSQIKDFVVAERKRVLKKVQNRE; encoded by the exons ATGAGACCTATGAGTCCTGCACCAGCAAAAATTGTAGTATCTTGTTCATCAGACATGACT ATGGATCAGGGCAGGCAATGTGTCAGATGTAGAGGCAAACTTCATTGTCATCCTAATGAGGAAGACCTGCAGATGGACAAGGATGGATTTGTCGAAAGGGTCTTGCCAGTGAAAG TCACATTTACGGCAGACTCGTCAAGTACACCAGATATTCCTAAAAAGCTTCAGACAG GCAAACGAAAGCTTCAGAGAAAATACGCATCAAGAAAGCCGTGGAAgccagaagaaaagaaatgtttgctcGCATTCTTCAAGGATGCCATTAACTCAGGGACTAATCCAAGCAGAGCCATGTGTGAATTGGCCAAAGAACAGTGTGAGACTTTGCAAGATCGTAGTTGGTCCCAAATAAAGGACTTTGTGGTCGCAGAAAGAAAACGGGTATTGAAAAAGGTTCAAAACAGAGAATGA
- the LOC139984761 gene encoding uncharacterized protein isoform X2 gives MDQGRQCVRCRGKLHCHPNEEDLQMDKDGFVERVLPVKVTFTADSSSTPDIPKKLQTGKRKLQRKYASRKPWKPEEKKCLLAFFKDAINSGTNPSRAMCELAKEQCETLQDRSWSQIKDFVVAERKRVLKKVQNRE, from the exons ATGGATCAGGGCAGGCAATGTGTCAGATGTAGAGGCAAACTTCATTGTCATCCTAATGAGGAAGACCTGCAGATGGACAAGGATGGATTTGTCGAAAGGGTCTTGCCAGTGAAAG TCACATTTACGGCAGACTCGTCAAGTACACCAGATATTCCTAAAAAGCTTCAGACAG GCAAACGAAAGCTTCAGAGAAAATACGCATCAAGAAAGCCGTGGAAgccagaagaaaagaaatgtttgctcGCATTCTTCAAGGATGCCATTAACTCAGGGACTAATCCAAGCAGAGCCATGTGTGAATTGGCCAAAGAACAGTGTGAGACTTTGCAAGATCGTAGTTGGTCCCAAATAAAGGACTTTGTGGTCGCAGAAAGAAAACGGGTATTGAAAAAGGTTCAAAACAGAGAATGA
- the LOC139984759 gene encoding uncharacterized protein gives MDRFTRITAILLMVSPGCLSQNGKWREAVEACIVGHNDWRGTASSLDECKRICEGHTSFRCLSLDFDGSSCLNSRHNRYSVQPSEDFKQPCVKLITQYAERLDMDYGWTIPVSGCIRSYNDKDIREVDDMDDCHQRCEDETEFVCLSVDFKLENKQCLLSRHNRASIRSLGDYTQPCHTEGFQYSEKTDTEFYWSDTVQGCIGLNNAEQDAQISSLSACQDRCLSETDFTCLSIAHKDSLCNLYRYNRDTIRPTSDYSKPCNTPDWTYSERVKFGSWTDDLDACIRSHNMNELEVPDLEACRMMCAQTDGCCSFDYRDSHHQCLLSAYNRATVTPSTDYTEPAYISGYRYSERVDKFCKHLD, from the exons ATGGATAGATTTACAAGAATCACAGCGATCCTCTTGATGGTTTCCCCTGGTTGCCTGTCTCAAA ATGGAAAATGGAGGGAAGCAGTCGAAGCTTGCATAGTAGGTCATAACGATTGGCGAGGTACGGCGTCATCTCTTGATGAATGTAAGAGAATTTGTGAGGGTCATACGTCATTCCGGTGTTTGTCGCTCGACTTCGACGGCTCAAGTTGTTTGAACAGCCGCCATAATCGTTACAGCGTACAGCCAAGTGAAGATTTTAAGCAACCATGTGTTAAACTGATAACGCAGTACGCAGAACGTTTGGATATGG ACTATGGCTGGACGATCCCTGTCTCTGGTTGCATTAGAAGCTACAACGATAAAGACATCAGGGAGGTGGATGATATGGACGACTGCCACCAGAGATGCGAAGACGAGACTGAATTTGTATGTTTGTCAGTAGATttcaaacttgaaaataaacaaTGTTTGTTAAGCCGACACAATCGTGCAAGTATCCGATCTCTTGGTGACTATACACAGCCTTGTCATACAGAAGGTTTTCAGTACTCAGAGAAGACGGATAcag AGTTCTACTGGAGTGACACAGTTCAGGGTTGCATTGGATTGAATAATGCAGAGCAAGACGCCCAGATTTCGAGCTTAAGCGCTTGTCAAGATCGTTGCTTAAGTGAAACTGACTTCACGTGTCTCTCGATCGCACACAAAGACAGCCTGTGTAATCTTTATCGTTATAATCGCGACACAATCCGGCCGACTAGTGACTACAGTAAACCGTGCAACACTCCCGACTGGACATACTCTGAAAGAGTAAAGTTTGGTTCGTGGACAGATGACTTGGATGCGTGCATTAGAAGTCACAATATGAATGAACTGGAAGTGCCTGATCTTGAAGCCTGCAGGATGATGTGTGCCCAGACTGATGGATGTTGCTCCTTCGATTACAGAGATTCTCATCATCAGTGTCTCCTCAGCGCGTACAATAGGGCTACCGTTACTCCTTCAACGGACTACACCGAACCCGCTTACATATCAGGCTACCGGTACTCTGAGAGAGTCGACAAATTTTGTAAGCATTTAGATTAA